The DNA segment ATGTTGAAGATAATGTTGCACCTGCACTTTACTCTTCAAGTGCAGCTCGACCAAGCACACCCAGTCAACCTCCTGCACAGCAACCTCCGCAGCGAGTGGCATCTCCCTTGTCGTATAGCCAAGGACAACATCCCACGTCACCTAGGCACATGCATCGGCGACCTTCTTCGGTTTCTTTTTATCTGACCATAATTCGCAGAGATCCGAGTTCTGGATCCCAGGTCAATGTAGGACAGGTGTCGTCTTTTGCCACCAATATTCCCCCACCGTCGCAGGCAGACCCGAGCCTCAACCCAGAGGACATGGGGTCCGGGTGGAAATCTCAAAAGATTGATATTCGCATTGACACTTCGGGATATGCAAAGTACAGAGGGATGCCCAGCCGGGCTGCTGCCGAAACCCAGGCTCTCCAGGCACTCACTCCAACGGGCCAGCCGCATTCGTTCTCACAAATGGTGCAGAGTGGACAGAGAGCGCGCAGTGACAGTGGTGCGCGGGGGAtggctcctcccccccaagacGGATTTCACAGACAGGTTGTCATGGCTTATGGAGCTGGTTGGAAAGCGGGCTTTAAAAAGGCGTTCCACCGACGGGAGAGGCGGGAGAGCATTAGCCCAGAGGGCGTGCAGTCGTCCGAAGAGCCCAGCGCACCCAAGGCATCCCATACCAGGCAGGGGAGCTCCTCCACGATTGGATCCAATCACTCTGGGTCGGGCGAGGAGCAGGGCGGAATCATCACTCACCCTGGACCAGGCTTGCGGCCCAAAGGATACACCTTTCTGTCACCGTGGGAAGGGCGCTGTGAGTTccgcaccagcaccagcggGCGCTCCCTCAAGCTTCGCCATGTGCTCGACTCTACCACCAAGTTCCAGTTCGATCCTCGGGAAGTGGCGCAGAGCATCCAAAACGCACAGGCTATGGGCCGGTCGAGGGGCGATGAGCTCCAGGCTGCCCTTCTGGGCACGAAACCGGTTAGTGAGTTGAGGTTCAACCTGCCCAGCGGCGGCGACTTCTTCGGGGCTCGTCGAAATGATGCCGACAAGGACAACCGGGCAAGCCGACTGTCGAAACAGTTTAGCAGTCTACTGCACCATCGAAATACAAGGAGcagcgacgaggatgaatggagtgatgaggatgagatggatCTTAGCCTTGGCAAAGAGAACGCTGGAGGTGGGAGCAG comes from the Podospora pseudocomata strain CBS 415.72m chromosome 5, whole genome shotgun sequence genome and includes:
- a CDS encoding hypothetical protein (antiSMASH:Cluster_8; EggNog:ENOG503P2U1), with translation MQQDPSAFFTTPAPTPNTAPWCLLLAVGGGQRHLVSPRSSAPSLTHQANHQNTRLLPEHRYSKVMAAGPRAEARSLADINYIAANPPQYPHHPEVKESLTLYISRVPGTQDVVLSTMRPHRKNVTGEDIANSLYYIHMERPEDMPPPMPPRPKSNVLSSTRSSGESARSTIPRKPLPTSARVLRPESLSSTGEPGPVPVLSLTPTPHIPQYKPYRPETGPSPISENQNPADESPDSYRPNPMFQKRLSGGSPEPAPPPPHLTTVSSSSPLAGLDHVEDNVAPALYSSSAARPSTPSQPPAQQPPQRVASPLSYSQGQHPTSPRHMHRRPSSVSFYLTIIRRDPSSGSQVNVGQVSSFATNIPPPSQADPSLNPEDMGSGWKSQKIDIRIDTSGYAKYRGMPSRAAAETQALQALTPTGQPHSFSQMVQSGQRARSDSGARGMAPPPQDGFHRQVVMAYGAGWKAGFKKAFHRRERRESISPEGVQSSEEPSAPKASHTRQGSSSTIGSNHSGSGEEQGGIITHPGPGLRPKGYTFLSPWEGRCEFRTSTSGRSLKLRHVLDSTTKFQFDPREVAQSIQNAQAMGRSRGDELQAALLGTKPVSELRFNLPSGGDFFGARRNDADKDNRASRLSKQFSSLLHHRNTRSSDEDEWSDEDEMDLSLGKENAGGGSSGKKVKLGKLIIHDEGLKMLDLVVAANMGVWWTTWGKIDQ